A stretch of the Glutamicibacter sp. JL.03c genome encodes the following:
- the hemE gene encoding uroporphyrinogen decarboxylase: MTLSQNHPMLDGRTQDSALIQALTGKTPSHHPVWFMRQAGRSLPEYMKLREGVSMLDSCLDPAMASEITLQPVRRHKVDAGIFFSDIVIPLRLAGIGVDIVPGVGPVLDTPVRTAQQVAELPELTDESLEPIREAVKLTVAELGKTPLIGFAGAPFTVAAYMVEGKPSRDHLGPRTMMHGDPEVWDELMKWAAKASGLFLRAQVEAGASAAQLFDSWAGSLSLPDYEKYVAPYSGLALDHVRDLGVPMIHFGTGTGELLTAMRDVGVDTVGVDYRIPLQTAIGRLGQEVSVQGNIDPALLTAPWEVLEAHVREVVEAGKQARGHVVNLGHGVPPTTDPTVLTKVVELIHSL; encoded by the coding sequence ATGACCCTGTCGCAGAACCATCCGATGCTTGATGGACGTACCCAAGATTCCGCTTTGATCCAGGCGCTGACCGGCAAAACGCCGTCGCATCACCCCGTGTGGTTCATGCGCCAGGCTGGCCGCTCGCTGCCTGAATACATGAAGCTGCGCGAGGGCGTGAGCATGCTGGATTCCTGCCTGGACCCTGCCATGGCCAGCGAGATCACCTTGCAGCCGGTACGGCGCCACAAGGTGGATGCAGGAATCTTCTTCTCCGACATCGTGATCCCACTGCGGCTGGCTGGCATCGGCGTTGACATAGTCCCGGGCGTCGGCCCGGTGCTCGATACCCCTGTCCGCACCGCGCAGCAGGTGGCCGAGCTGCCAGAACTCACCGACGAGTCGCTGGAGCCGATCCGCGAGGCAGTGAAACTCACCGTGGCCGAACTGGGCAAGACCCCGTTGATCGGTTTTGCCGGGGCGCCATTCACCGTGGCCGCCTACATGGTGGAGGGCAAGCCAAGCCGCGACCATCTGGGCCCGCGCACCATGATGCACGGCGACCCTGAGGTCTGGGATGAGCTGATGAAGTGGGCCGCCAAGGCCTCGGGCCTGTTCCTGCGCGCGCAGGTTGAAGCCGGTGCTTCCGCCGCCCAGCTCTTCGATTCCTGGGCCGGCTCGCTGTCGCTGCCGGACTACGAGAAGTACGTCGCCCCATACTCCGGCCTGGCTCTTGACCACGTGCGTGATTTGGGTGTGCCGATGATCCACTTCGGCACCGGCACCGGCGAGCTGCTCACCGCCATGCGCGATGTGGGCGTGGACACCGTGGGCGTGGATTACCGCATTCCGCTGCAGACCGCCATCGGCCGCCTTGGCCAAGAGGTCTCCGTGCAGGGCAATATCGACCCTGCTCTGCTCACCGCACCATGGGAGGTGCTCGAAGCCCACGTGCGTGAAGTAGTCGAAGCCGGAAAGCAGGCGCGCGGCCATGTGGTGAACCTGGGCCATGGCGTGCCGCCAACCACCGACCCGACGGTGCTGACTAAAGTGGTCGAGCTCATTCACTCGCTGTAA
- a CDS encoding TetR/AcrR family transcriptional regulator, which yields MAELENIKGARSQRMPREARRRQLLQAAHQVFVAHGYHGASMDEIAEVALVSKPVLYQHFPGKRELYLALLDSHLADFSRQLDDAINSTTDNRQRVFATINTYYSYIKGESQAYRLIFESDVLADTLIAGRIERFNNALAQSIARVVVQDTELSEAEGLLAGRALAGLSQVSARYWASTDEAVEQATAVDLISRLAWRGISQFPKEN from the coding sequence ATGGCGGAACTTGAAAATATCAAAGGTGCCCGCTCGCAGCGGATGCCTCGCGAGGCTCGACGCCGTCAACTCCTGCAAGCGGCACACCAGGTTTTTGTTGCCCACGGCTACCACGGCGCATCCATGGACGAAATCGCTGAAGTGGCCCTGGTTTCCAAACCAGTGTTGTACCAGCACTTCCCCGGCAAGCGCGAACTCTACCTGGCATTGCTCGACTCGCATCTTGCAGACTTCAGCCGGCAGCTTGATGATGCCATTAATTCGACCACGGATAACCGGCAGCGGGTCTTCGCCACCATCAACACCTATTACAGCTACATCAAGGGCGAGTCCCAGGCATACCGCCTGATTTTTGAATCAGACGTGCTTGCGGACACCCTCATTGCCGGGCGCATCGAGCGATTCAACAACGCCTTGGCGCAATCCATCGCCCGTGTCGTCGTCCAGGACACCGAATTGAGCGAAGCCGAAGGCCTATTGGCTGGCCGCGCGTTGGCTGGCCTCAGCCAGGTTTCTGCGCGGTATTGGGCCTCCACGGACGAAGCGGTGGAGCAAGCCACGGCCGTGGATCTGATTTCCCGTTTAGCTTGGCGCGGAATTTCGCAGTTCCCCAAGGAAAA
- a CDS encoding glutamyl-tRNA reductase, whose protein sequence is MVFLSLVASHSQLDLETVAQISASADGLAAASVNGSAAINGAVVLATCNRFEVYADVEQVDDAAEYLVSTLAQSTDLSPDFLARRLTTLEGEPVIEHLFSVGAGLDSAVVGEREIAGQVRRALTQAQQEKTTTSDLTRLFQNATRAAKDVGSNTDLGLQGKSVVSVALDLAEELMAGDRDWSEQDVVLFGTGSYAGATMALLKERGVKRISVYSHSGRAADFTAKRGGFPLSDELLPQALREADVIVGCSGGGHQLSRAELEELRVKNHPLIAIDMALTHDFDPTLVELPDAELITLESVRMAAPTEQALAVHAAGRIVKKATAEFAAAQREREADFAIVALRQHTKTVLDAEIAKVRAQHGCSAAAEEVELAMRRMVRQLLHVPTVRARELAGEGRTDEYVAALGTLYGLEISEPGGKEAEVHRVAGNSSTPVANCPVTAESKTA, encoded by the coding sequence GTGGTTTTCTTATCTCTTGTCGCTTCGCATTCGCAGCTCGATCTTGAGACCGTCGCGCAAATCAGCGCCTCGGCCGACGGGCTGGCAGCTGCCTCCGTTAACGGCTCGGCGGCCATCAATGGTGCCGTCGTCCTTGCCACCTGCAACCGTTTCGAGGTGTACGCGGATGTAGAACAAGTTGATGACGCCGCCGAATACCTGGTCAGCACGCTGGCACAGTCCACCGACCTCTCCCCTGATTTCCTGGCCCGCCGCCTGACTACTCTTGAAGGCGAACCGGTCATCGAACACCTCTTCTCGGTAGGTGCCGGCCTGGATTCGGCTGTGGTGGGCGAACGCGAAATTGCCGGACAGGTCCGCCGCGCACTGACCCAGGCCCAGCAGGAGAAAACCACCACCAGCGACCTCACCCGGCTGTTCCAGAACGCCACCCGAGCTGCCAAGGATGTCGGCTCGAATACGGATCTGGGCTTGCAGGGCAAATCCGTGGTTTCCGTGGCGCTTGACCTGGCTGAAGAGCTGATGGCCGGTGACCGTGATTGGTCGGAGCAGGATGTGGTCCTCTTCGGCACCGGATCCTACGCGGGCGCCACCATGGCCCTGCTCAAGGAACGCGGCGTCAAGCGCATTTCGGTCTACTCGCATTCAGGTCGCGCAGCGGACTTCACTGCCAAGCGCGGCGGCTTCCCGCTGTCCGATGAACTGCTGCCGCAGGCATTGCGCGAAGCAGACGTCATTGTCGGCTGCTCAGGTGGCGGGCACCAGCTCTCGCGTGCCGAACTTGAAGAGCTCCGCGTCAAGAACCACCCGTTGATTGCCATCGACATGGCGTTGACCCACGATTTTGATCCGACCCTGGTTGAATTGCCGGACGCCGAATTGATCACCCTCGAGTCGGTCCGCATGGCCGCCCCCACCGAGCAGGCCTTGGCAGTTCACGCCGCCGGCCGCATCGTGAAGAAGGCCACCGCGGAATTTGCCGCTGCCCAGCGCGAGCGCGAAGCCGATTTCGCGATTGTTGCCCTGCGCCAGCACACCAAAACCGTGCTTGATGCGGAGATCGCCAAGGTGCGCGCACAACACGGTTGCTCCGCGGCGGCTGAAGAAGTCGAACTGGCCATGCGCCGAATGGTCCGCCAGCTCCTGCATGTCCCTACCGTCCGCGCCCGCGAATTGGCTGGCGAAGGCCGCACCGATGAGTACGTCGCAGCCCTTGGAACCCTGTATGGCTTGGAGATCTCCGAACCGGGCGGCAAAGAGGCAGAAGTGCATCGCGTTGCCGGGAATTCCAGCACGCCAGTGGCCAACTGCCCGGTAACCGCTGAATCAAAAACCGCGTAG